Below is a genomic region from Biomphalaria glabrata chromosome 3, xgBioGlab47.1, whole genome shotgun sequence.
atacacacaataacacagtacagactggtcacgattcacagactacgataatgcgaacacgattacaaatactagcacgattacaagcacgggtaacacacaagttcatttaacgatcactccattcacccctcctttatttctttctgggtCTTAGGTTATAACCATGCGCATGAAGGGAAGGATCCGGAGGTATCTCTGGCGTAGACTTTTCTCCTTGCAAGTCGTAACTGTCCTGTACGGGACTCGAGTCAATATTGGCCTCTGGCATTGGGTGGCTCCCCTGTGAGTCACTGATGACTTCTGGCTGGTTGTACATCATTGGGGTGGGACTCTGTGAATTACTGATAGTTTCAGGCCCGTAGCGACTCCCTGGTGAGAGATCCAAAGAGTCACCGACCTCTTGAGGCAGAATACCGTTCTCTGGTTCGAAATAGTCGTTCGTGGAACTTTCCTTTGGCGCCAGGTGCCTAAGCGACACTGTCTCCTCCCGGCCGTTTGGAAATCGTATATGGGCGTACTGTGGGTTGCAGCTAATAAGTTCAACCTCTTGTACCAATGGGTCAAATTTTGAAGATCTTACAGGGGATTTTAGTAATACTTTGCCTGGGTTCTGTAGCCAAGTAGGCAAGGATGTTCCCGTTGGCGATCTTCtgttgaatttgaagatccgttcgtgtggagtttcattagtagaagtacacagtaatgatcgaattgagtgaagtgcctggggcaacacagattcccactgtgatagttccaacttccctgagtccaatgctaataaaatagcctgccacaatgttttattcagcttttcTATTTGCCCATTTCCTTTGGCATTATAGGGCGTTGTCCTGCTAGTGGCTATGcccttagaatgtagatattctgtagtttctgtggacataaatgatgtgccacgatcagagtggatgtaactgggtgttccaaagaggaaaaataactggtcgaagcactttattactgtcatatcaggacagggaaaagcgaatggaaaccgcgaatattcgtcaatcattgttaacaaatacttgttgcgagtagctgatggcaaaggacctttaaagtcaacacttattctttcaaacggctgtgtggccttgatgagcgtacctgcaaattccttatagaattgcggtttaattctattgcaggttctgcattgttgaatggtctgtctgacctcttcaaccgagaagggtaagttctttgacctgacataatgtagaagtctagtgacacctggatgacacaggtagtcatggtacgtcttcaggctactttgtttcgtcatggttgcacagtgccctctagacaaggtgtctgctgctgtgTTGGCGTTCCCAGGTCTATACTGTATATCGAACTTGAAGCTTGCTAGTTCCAATTTCCACCTTTGTATCttatcgtttttaattttcttgtcatgagtgtctttaaatatgtatgaaatagaccgctggtccgtaataagggtaaaatgattgccacacaaataatgcttccatttgcgtatggcttcaattattgcagtggcttctttctctatggcagattgatgcctttcagtaggtgaaagagttctagagaagaatgcaataggtcttccctcctgatttaaagtggcagctactgcgatgtcagaagcgtcagtttccacaattagaggatggtcatactttatggtgaaaattgctgctttctgcaattcttctttcaagtcttccaacgctgtttttacttctgtgggtacaggaaaaatttgatttttcattataggatacattttgtcggagaaatttggtatccagtgagcataatatgccaaaagtcctacaatccttttctgagacttcagatcttttggaggtggcaaatctcgcagagcttgaaatctatcagggtccggcttcaaatgccctttggatatttcatatccaagcagctttaccttcttagtagcaaatacacttttactttcgttgaaagttataccttctgaaaatgcaacagatttttgttatgggagtctacatctgtaccacatattgttacattgtcgacataggcaaacgtgtcagacaacttttttttttctataatagtgtctatggttttctggaagcaagctacaccgttagtgaccccaaagggtattctgcaaaactggtagagtttaccacaagcttcgaaggctgtgtatttcttttcgctctgttggataggtatttggtgataagcactctccagatccaatgtgctaaagatttcatacctggaaattttctctaccatttcatccactctaggcatggggtaagcgtccaggtaagtaaatctatttatagtttggctataatcaacgaccattcgctttttgtgccgctcattggtcgtgacaaggacttgagctctccaaggtgatttggaaggttcaatgataccgtttcgtatcaatttctcaacttcagctttaataaattgtgtgtcttggaaggagtaacgacgagatttagtagcaataggtctgcaatcaggggataaatttgcaaacaattgtggtgcctctacattaacagcattgagcgagcagacatgaaatgcaggtcgaccaccgttgaatggaattatcagttctttgtgtaatgcgaggaaatctaacccaagcactacatcagtgcaaagttcatccagtaacgaaagtttgaattgattgtaaacttcccctttgtattttagcgatgcaaacgtgtggcctcttgtgacgcttgacagttgagatgacgccatagaaattttgtgctttgaatgtgtcactgaccaatcgtactctcttggtatgtttgaagaaatgtagctttccccgctacctgtatcaattagggcttttaggttcacgccatttacagagatgtgtactgttgatttagttaaaccaggtacagacgaagtagcaattagtgatgttagatgtgtagagtccttaatgcagctacaatctttacaagattgtcttttaatctcgtggctaggagatgttttgacttttgttttggttataggagtgttgcgagacctgcaaaccttcgaaaaatgtccatttttcccgcacgaatgacacatgcagtctttggcagggcatttcgctctgagatgccgactacctccgcaaaagaaacatttagtattcactgttgcgattgtttctgagtccaccattTCTTTGGTTGAGATTGCCGATGACGAAAGAGATGACTCTACCAATTGAGACGGAGTACTAAACGAACTGGATTCTTTTTGGGCCATGTCGAGAGTCTTGGCAATAtctaaagccattttcaagtcaagggatcttttctcaagaagcctctgtctaattacactcgaacgcatgccgctaacaaaggcaccgcgaatggcgtcctcttcatttttgtcagcactgacagctcggaactgacaatctctggccatcactctcaacttgtgtacaaattgatcaagactttgatcgacttcttgtttgcaagttgcaagcaaatgtcgggccaatgtttcattaggggccttcacaaataaattctcaagaatatattttgcttctgagtatttagaacaggtagaaatgtactgatataaggatggagacacaaagttgcatagcaggtcaaactgttcgctttcactagcccctaccttcgttgcgaatctgtcaaaacaagaaatccaatgtttccatgtaactgaagcattagttgaactaggatcagcatccagtctattgggacgcaaaaacttgtccatttaagaatggttgtattgaaataaattgtaatatactaagtcaattcataacc
It encodes:
- the LOC129925231 gene encoding uncharacterized protein LOC129925231, with product MSTETTEYLHSKGIATSRTTPYNAKGNGQIEKLNKTLWQAILLALDSGKLELSQWESVLPQALHSIRSLLCTSTNETPHERIFKFNRRSPTGTSLPTWLQNPGKVLLKSPVRSSKFDPLVQEVELISCNPQYAHIRFPNGREETVSLRHLAPKESSTNDYFEPENGILPQEVGDSLDLSPGSRYGPETISNSQSPTPMMYNQPEVISDSQGSHPMPEANIDSSPVQDSYDLQGEKSTPEIPPDPSLHAHGYNLRPRKK